One part of the Prochlorococcus marinus str. MIT 9313 genome encodes these proteins:
- a CDS encoding glucosyltransferase domain-containing protein has protein sequence MQDSQLQRQWKSVFAAGFFTLLPLLLAVDLYIDDIERAMNGNRGWVKVGRPLADSLVEWLNFGRPATAIAPLHTFLAIALLSALGVACARVYGIRSPFWTGVASLPLMAQPYALQSMSYGFDSVFMAMALVCSVMAAILVHLRKSCRTVVVALALQLASFSLYQPAANGFLVMTGCLCVASGLGVLDRHWQVLSQRWRLLVSVVIYAGGYGLYRLILALFYEYKLNGYAAGASQLKPFDGSLPLGLVASVLEPFQLLVKDFSYLPVLLPFLLLIFSYAVLVIQWRPWPVALTAAAGMLLVLLLAPGGMLLLKDSFVRHPRVLLYFGPLLTNVMLQLFALAGRLKRPIWRFGALPLVWLMVVMSYAYGHSFAAQARFEQGRLSRIVGAVSVLQVRDSDQPMRYLMVKGTMPRSPVLRNTVRKFPLIDRLIPPLLEGDQTFSYRQLELHGLGLEKRNLDGMENVLPTSCQPSVEAICTSEFSLHLFSPDTLYLELAPDQAPVRPRT, from the coding sequence GTGCAGGATTCACAACTTCAGCGTCAGTGGAAGTCTGTTTTTGCAGCAGGATTTTTCACGCTTTTGCCATTGCTTCTCGCAGTCGATCTCTACATCGATGACATCGAGAGAGCCATGAATGGCAATCGTGGCTGGGTCAAGGTTGGCAGGCCACTGGCTGATTCCCTAGTGGAATGGTTGAACTTTGGTCGTCCAGCGACGGCGATCGCCCCTCTCCACACTTTTCTGGCTATCGCGCTGCTGTCTGCTCTCGGCGTGGCTTGTGCCCGTGTTTACGGCATTCGCTCACCTTTTTGGACAGGTGTTGCAAGTCTGCCGTTGATGGCACAGCCATATGCGTTGCAGTCCATGTCTTATGGCTTCGATTCGGTGTTTATGGCGATGGCTTTGGTCTGTTCCGTCATGGCAGCCATCCTTGTGCATCTGAGAAAAAGCTGTCGCACTGTTGTTGTGGCCCTTGCGCTGCAGTTGGCTTCTTTCAGCCTCTATCAACCAGCGGCGAATGGCTTTTTGGTGATGACGGGCTGTCTCTGCGTGGCCTCAGGCTTAGGGGTGCTTGATCGACATTGGCAGGTGCTTTCTCAGCGTTGGCGTCTATTGGTCAGCGTCGTCATTTATGCCGGTGGTTATGGCCTCTATCGGCTGATTTTAGCACTGTTTTATGAATACAAATTGAATGGATATGCTGCTGGTGCTTCACAGCTCAAGCCTTTCGATGGCTCACTGCCTTTGGGGCTTGTTGCTTCGGTTTTGGAACCGTTCCAGCTACTGGTCAAAGATTTCAGTTATTTGCCTGTTCTTCTTCCGTTTCTATTGCTTATTTTCAGTTATGCAGTCTTGGTGATTCAGTGGCGACCATGGCCAGTGGCCTTGACTGCAGCAGCAGGGATGTTGTTGGTCTTGTTGTTGGCTCCAGGCGGTATGTTGCTGCTCAAAGATTCTTTTGTGCGCCACCCGAGGGTTTTGCTTTATTTTGGCCCCCTGCTGACTAACGTCATGCTGCAATTGTTTGCGCTGGCAGGACGTCTCAAGCGACCAATTTGGCGGTTTGGAGCTCTTCCGTTGGTCTGGTTGATGGTGGTCATGTCTTATGCCTATGGCCATTCTTTTGCTGCACAAGCTCGCTTCGAGCAGGGTCGTCTTTCTCGCATCGTGGGTGCTGTATCTGTTCTCCAGGTCAGAGATTCAGATCAGCCTATGCGTTATTTAATGGTGAAGGGCACCATGCCGCGTTCGCCGGTTTTGCGAAACACGGTGCGTAAATTTCCTCTAATCGATCGATTGATTCCCCCATTGCTGGAAGGAGATCAAACCTTTTCATATCGACAGCTTGAGTTGCATGGTTTGGGCTTGGAGAAGCGAAATTTGGATGGAATGGAAAATGTTCTGCCTACTTCCTGTCAGCCGTCAGTTGAGGCGATTTGCACGAGCGAATTTTCGTTGCATCTGTTTTCTCCGGACACGTTGTATCTAGAACTCGCACCTGATCAGGCGCCTGTGCGTCCCAGGACTTAA
- a CDS encoding DedA family protein: protein MGLPELITKLPDWIGQAVEANQWMGYGAIFAAMFLENLFPPIPSELIMPLGGFYVQQGQLQFLPVVLAGLLGTLLGALPWYGIGRVINEKRLEVWLSRHGRWIGISPAELARSRRWFNRYGTALVFWGRLVPGIRTLISVPAGIELMPFAPFLIWTTAGSLIWTLLLTLAGLGLGEGYSNVELWIDPVSKVVKGALVIAVLAAVVWLGLRIWRRRHHTH from the coding sequence ATGGGATTGCCGGAACTGATCACCAAGTTGCCCGACTGGATCGGCCAGGCCGTGGAGGCCAACCAGTGGATGGGTTATGGCGCGATATTTGCAGCCATGTTTCTGGAAAATCTCTTTCCACCGATCCCATCCGAGTTGATCATGCCTCTTGGCGGTTTCTACGTGCAGCAGGGGCAGCTGCAGTTCTTACCAGTCGTGTTGGCCGGTTTGTTGGGCACCTTGTTGGGGGCTCTCCCGTGGTATGGCATTGGGCGGGTTATCAATGAGAAAAGGCTTGAGGTTTGGCTCAGTCGACATGGTCGTTGGATCGGTATCAGTCCGGCAGAACTTGCGCGCAGCCGTCGTTGGTTTAATCGTTATGGCACGGCGTTGGTGTTTTGGGGACGGCTAGTGCCTGGCATTCGTACCTTGATCTCTGTGCCTGCAGGCATTGAATTGATGCCTTTCGCACCTTTCCTGATCTGGACAACAGCAGGCAGCCTGATTTGGACTTTGCTACTCACCCTGGCTGGGTTGGGGCTTGGGGAGGGTTACAGCAATGTGGAGTTGTGGATAGATCCTGTCTCCAAGGTTGTAAAGGGGGCCCTGGTTATTGCGGTGTTGGCTGCCGTGGTGTGGCTGGGCCTGCGCATTTGGCGCAGGCGTCATCACACTCATTGA
- a CDS encoding single-stranded DNA-binding protein — protein MSVNSVTLVGRAGRDPEVRYFESGTVVANLTMAVNRRSRDDEPDWFNLEIWGKQAQVAADYVKKGSLLGIIGSFKLDRWTDRNTGEERTKPVVRVDRLELLGSKRDAEASNFGGGGFGDGPSEEEVPF, from the coding sequence ATGAGCGTAAATTCCGTCACACTCGTCGGCCGAGCAGGCCGTGATCCAGAAGTTCGCTACTTCGAATCGGGAACGGTTGTCGCCAACCTCACCATGGCCGTGAACCGTCGCAGTCGCGACGATGAACCAGACTGGTTCAACCTAGAGATCTGGGGCAAACAGGCTCAAGTCGCCGCGGATTATGTCAAAAAAGGATCTCTGCTGGGTATCATCGGTAGCTTCAAACTGGACCGCTGGACCGATCGCAACACCGGAGAAGAGCGAACCAAGCCTGTTGTGCGGGTGGACCGTCTAGAGCTTCTAGGTTCAAAACGTGATGCAGAAGCGAGCAACTTTGGCGGAGGGGGATTTGGGGACGGCCCAAGTGAAGAGGAAGTCCCCTTTTAA
- a CDS encoding rod shape-determining protein → MFFRRFQLSRDIGIDLGTANTLIYVSGKGIVLQEPSVVALDLENGVPLAVGDDAKLMLGRTPGNIRAVRPLRDGVIADFDAAEQMLKTFIQKGNEGRGIVAPRLVVGIPSGVTGVERRAVREAGMAGAREVHLIDEPVAAAIGAGLPVTEPIGTMIVDIGGGTTEVAVLSLGGTVLSESVRVAGDEISDAIGVYLKKVHNLVVGERTAEEIKIRIGSAFPNHEFDQQAMDVRGLHLLSGLPRSINLQAGDLREAIAEPLNVIVEAVKRTLERTPPELAADIVDRGIMLAGGGALVRGISDLISHETGIFTHVAEDPLLCVVNGCGQVLEDYKRLRRVLDTPEFTRSSMTA, encoded by the coding sequence GTGTTTTTTCGTCGCTTTCAATTGTCACGCGACATCGGCATTGATCTTGGTACTGCCAATACCCTGATTTACGTTTCAGGCAAAGGGATTGTGCTTCAGGAGCCTTCTGTCGTAGCCCTGGACTTGGAGAACGGTGTGCCTCTGGCGGTGGGTGACGATGCCAAGTTGATGCTTGGCCGCACCCCTGGCAATATTCGTGCCGTGCGTCCACTGCGCGATGGCGTGATCGCCGATTTCGATGCAGCTGAGCAGATGCTGAAGACCTTTATTCAGAAGGGTAATGAAGGTCGAGGCATTGTCGCTCCTCGCTTGGTGGTGGGTATCCCGAGTGGAGTGACCGGTGTCGAACGGCGTGCCGTCCGGGAGGCAGGCATGGCAGGAGCTCGGGAAGTTCATCTGATTGATGAGCCTGTTGCAGCCGCCATTGGAGCTGGTCTTCCTGTTACTGAGCCGATTGGAACGATGATCGTTGATATAGGAGGAGGCACAACCGAGGTGGCGGTGCTCAGCTTGGGAGGAACTGTGTTGAGTGAGTCGGTTCGAGTGGCCGGTGATGAAATTAGTGATGCCATTGGGGTTTATTTGAAGAAGGTTCACAACCTTGTCGTCGGCGAGCGCACGGCCGAGGAGATCAAGATCCGCATTGGCTCGGCTTTCCCCAATCACGAGTTTGATCAGCAGGCCATGGATGTGCGTGGTCTGCATCTGCTCTCCGGTCTGCCACGTTCGATCAATTTGCAGGCTGGAGACTTGCGGGAGGCGATAGCAGAACCCCTCAACGTGATTGTGGAGGCCGTGAAGCGGACCCTTGAGCGCACACCACCAGAATTAGCTGCTGACATTGTTGACCGTGGCATCATGCTTGCGGGTGGAGGAGCCTTGGTGCGCGGGATAAGCGATTTAATTAGCCATGAGACAGGCATCTTTACTCATGTTGCAGAGGATCCCTTGTTGTGTGTGGTCAATGGTTGTGGTCAGGTCCTCGAGGATTACAAGCGACTTCGCAGGGTGCTTGATACTCCGGAATTCACTCGCTCTTCAATGACGGCCTGA
- the mreC gene encoding rod shape-determining protein MreC, translated as MGVSPWQASFRWRRWRGGLPWLLLVAALGLVRWSKGAGFADAYALLSRPFWPGSAQREWIQSGIQLEQQSKLRLLEQDNQRLRGLLALGQASGSGRISAAVISRTPKGWWQQLELGKGRLHGIAQGDAVMGPGGLLGRIQSVTPATARVQLLTAPGSRVGVWIPRTKRHGLLVGVGTSRPQLEFLDKNPYAVPGDLVSISPASTLLPASLPVGVIQKVDDRAVPAPRAAVQLIAAPEAIDWVQVQIR; from the coding sequence ATGGGGGTTTCCCCTTGGCAGGCATCTTTCCGTTGGAGGCGTTGGCGTGGAGGTTTGCCTTGGCTGTTGTTAGTGGCAGCGCTTGGTTTGGTGCGTTGGAGTAAAGGCGCCGGTTTTGCCGATGCTTATGCCCTTCTTAGTCGGCCGTTTTGGCCTGGATCAGCCCAGCGAGAATGGATCCAGTCTGGTATTCAGCTCGAGCAGCAGAGCAAACTTCGGTTGCTTGAGCAGGACAATCAACGACTTCGCGGGTTGCTTGCTCTTGGTCAGGCCTCAGGATCTGGGCGCATTTCCGCGGCTGTGATTTCCCGTACCCCGAAGGGGTGGTGGCAGCAACTGGAACTGGGCAAGGGGCGATTGCATGGCATTGCTCAGGGTGATGCTGTGATGGGGCCAGGAGGATTACTGGGGAGAATTCAAAGTGTCACCCCTGCCACTGCACGTGTTCAACTGCTCACTGCGCCAGGTAGTCGGGTTGGAGTTTGGATACCGCGAACCAAGCGTCATGGACTCTTGGTTGGTGTGGGTACGAGTAGGCCTCAGTTGGAGTTTCTCGATAAGAATCCCTATGCAGTGCCAGGTGATCTTGTCAGCATCTCGCCTGCCAGCACATTGTTGCCCGCCAGCCTGCCTGTAGGGGTGATTCAGAAAGTGGATGACCGCGCAGTTCCGGCTCCTCGTGCAGCTGTGCAGTTAATCGCTGCACCAGAAGCCATCGATTGGGTGCAGGTGCAGATTCGCTGA
- a CDS encoding ABC transporter substrate-binding protein produces MLRSRRKVVVAGLVVVGAALIGWGCRPKQGSSTDLQLWTLQLAPKFNTYMEGVIKNWQQNHPGALVRWTDLPWGSVERKLLAAVFARTAPDVVNLNPPFAANLASKGGIRDLTPLLPVDAADRYLPSVWESGLDVEGRQIAIPWYLTVRLSLVNQQLLRQAELDAPPRRWQDVPSYARRMRERTGRYGLFVTVVPDDSTELLESMVQMGVTLLDSRRRAGFATPKGQRAFAFWTDLYRQGLLPREVISQGQKRAIELYQSGELAMLASGAEFLRTIQTNAPAVARVTHSYPPLVGSDGNANVAVMTLVVPRQSRRPQEAVDFALFLTNGVNQVTFAQQAKVLPSSRNALRQVQIALNAERPESREAAQIRSARALSAKTLKRAKVLVPALPGIKRLQSIIYTQLQRAMLDQISSDEAVEEAARQWNRYAEARWP; encoded by the coding sequence ATGCTGCGGTCACGAAGAAAGGTTGTTGTTGCAGGCCTCGTGGTGGTTGGTGCAGCCTTGATTGGTTGGGGTTGTCGACCGAAGCAGGGATCTTCAACTGATTTGCAGCTCTGGACGTTGCAACTGGCGCCGAAGTTCAACACCTATATGGAGGGGGTTATCAAAAACTGGCAGCAGAATCATCCCGGCGCGCTGGTGCGTTGGACAGATCTCCCCTGGGGATCAGTGGAGCGCAAGTTATTGGCTGCGGTGTTCGCGCGCACCGCACCAGACGTGGTCAATCTCAATCCCCCCTTTGCTGCAAATCTGGCCAGCAAAGGGGGGATTAGGGATCTGACGCCTTTGCTTCCAGTCGATGCAGCCGACCGCTACCTTCCCTCGGTTTGGGAGTCTGGCCTGGATGTTGAGGGGCGACAGATCGCCATTCCTTGGTATCTCACGGTACGGCTGAGTTTGGTGAACCAGCAGTTGTTGCGACAAGCCGAACTTGATGCTCCACCGCGACGTTGGCAGGATGTACCTTCCTATGCGCGCCGCATGCGTGAGCGCACAGGTCGTTATGGCCTATTCGTCACTGTGGTCCCTGACGATTCGACTGAACTGCTTGAGTCGATGGTTCAGATGGGAGTCACTTTGCTGGATTCTCGGAGGCGGGCTGGTTTTGCTACTCCAAAGGGTCAACGTGCTTTTGCTTTCTGGACCGATCTTTATCGGCAAGGTCTCCTGCCTCGAGAGGTGATAAGCCAGGGTCAGAAGCGAGCGATAGAGCTTTATCAGAGCGGTGAGTTGGCCATGTTGGCGAGCGGGGCTGAATTTCTACGCACGATCCAGACAAACGCTCCGGCTGTGGCCAGGGTGACTCACTCCTATCCACCGCTTGTCGGTAGTGATGGCAATGCGAATGTCGCTGTGATGACGTTGGTTGTGCCTCGTCAGAGCAGGCGCCCGCAGGAAGCGGTTGATTTTGCCTTGTTTCTAACCAATGGGGTTAATCAGGTAACTTTTGCGCAGCAAGCCAAGGTGTTGCCATCGTCTAGAAACGCTTTGCGACAGGTTCAGATTGCTCTTAATGCTGAGCGTCCCGAGTCGCGTGAGGCTGCTCAGATCCGCTCTGCTAGAGCATTGTCTGCCAAGACTTTGAAGCGGGCGAAAGTTTTGGTTCCGGCTTTGCCGGGGATCAAGCGTCTGCAGAGCATTATTTATACCCAGTTACAGCGGGCGATGCTCGATCAGATCAGCAGCGATGAGGCCGTGGAAGAGGCTGCTCGTCAGTGGAACCGCTACGCAGAAGCCAGATGGCCCTAA
- the rpaB gene encoding response regulator transcription factor RpaB → MSHPGGLSQYQSNDGSETQAPGNPKATILVVDDEPAVLRILVMRLQLAGYRVICAEDGEEALEIFHREQPDLLVLDVMLPKMDGFAVCRRLRAESCVPIIFLSALEAISERVAGLDLGADDYIPKPFSPKELEARIATILRRVGPGSATAEIRDLPVGQGVLRVGDLVVDTNRRQVSRAGERIGLTYTEFSLLELLFREPGRVVPRAEILEQLWGYPPRRAADLRVVDVYVARLRGKLEPDPRNPELILTVRGIGYSSQRVGDSPAPAPAPAPAPAPAPAPASASVAVAS, encoded by the coding sequence ATGTCACATCCGGGGGGTTTATCTCAGTACCAAAGCAATGATGGGTCTGAGACGCAGGCTCCCGGGAATCCGAAGGCGACCATCCTTGTCGTTGACGATGAGCCAGCAGTCCTCCGGATTTTGGTCATGCGACTTCAACTGGCTGGCTATCGGGTGATTTGTGCCGAGGACGGGGAAGAGGCTCTTGAGATTTTTCATCGAGAACAGCCTGATTTGCTTGTTCTCGATGTGATGCTGCCCAAGATGGATGGTTTTGCTGTTTGTAGAAGGCTTAGGGCTGAGTCTTGTGTGCCGATTATTTTCCTCTCAGCATTAGAGGCCATTTCTGAACGTGTGGCTGGACTTGATCTTGGGGCAGATGATTACATTCCAAAGCCCTTTAGTCCCAAGGAACTTGAGGCTCGTATTGCCACGATTCTGCGTCGGGTTGGTCCAGGTTCCGCTACGGCTGAAATCAGAGATCTGCCAGTTGGGCAGGGTGTTCTGCGAGTTGGTGATTTGGTGGTTGACACCAATCGCCGCCAGGTGAGTCGTGCAGGAGAGCGTATTGGCCTCACTTACACCGAATTCAGTCTTTTGGAACTGTTGTTCCGTGAACCTGGACGGGTGGTACCCAGGGCCGAAATCTTGGAGCAGCTCTGGGGTTATCCCCCTCGCCGGGCGGCCGACTTGCGTGTGGTCGATGTTTATGTAGCTCGTTTGCGTGGCAAGCTCGAGCCAGACCCGCGCAATCCAGAGCTAATCCTTACGGTTCGTGGAATTGGTTACTCCTCCCAGCGCGTTGGGGATAGTCCTGCTCCTGCTCCTGCTCCTGCTCCTGCTCCTGCTCCTGCTCCTGCTCCTGCTTCTGCTTCGGTTGCCGTTGCGAGTTGA
- the lysS gene encoding lysine--tRNA ligase, producing MARSVLSALSELRETRLEKAQALKELGNGPYALRFESSHSTANLQADHADLAKGEERLLTVSVAGRVMTRRVMGKLAFYTLADETGTIQLYLEKATIDAAASNELASGTFVQLTTLVDAGDWIGVTGVLRRTDRGELSVKVQQWQILSKSLQPLPDKWHGLADVEKRYRQRYLDLIVSPQSRETFRRRALMVSAIRRWLDDRAFLEIETPVLQAEAGGAEARPFITHHNTLDLPLYLRIATELHLKRLVVGGFERVYELGRIFRNEGMSTRHNPEFTSVEVYQAYADYIDMMVLTEQLISSVCTQICGSTRITYQGIEIDLTPPWRRASMHELVQEATGLDFMGFKDLAVAASAMARVGLEVPSKADSVGRLLNEAFEQAVEVSLIQPTFVLDYPIEISPLARQHRSKPGLVERFELFIVGRETANAFSELIDPLDQRQRLEAQQARRQAGDLEAHGVDEDFLQALEVGMPPTGGLGIGIDRLVMLFTDSPSIRDVIAFPLLRPELKT from the coding sequence ATGGCGAGGTCAGTCCTGAGTGCCTTGTCTGAGCTGCGTGAGACTCGCCTGGAAAAGGCACAAGCCCTCAAAGAGCTGGGGAATGGGCCCTATGCCCTGCGCTTTGAGTCAAGCCATAGCACCGCTAACTTGCAGGCGGATCATGCTGATTTGGCCAAGGGTGAGGAGAGGCTTCTCACTGTGTCTGTGGCTGGTCGGGTGATGACCCGTCGTGTCATGGGCAAGTTGGCTTTCTATACCTTGGCGGATGAGACCGGCACGATTCAGTTGTATTTGGAGAAGGCCACCATTGATGCGGCTGCATCAAATGAGCTGGCTTCAGGAACTTTTGTTCAGCTCACCACCCTTGTTGACGCGGGCGACTGGATTGGGGTCACAGGCGTGCTTCGTCGCACTGACCGTGGTGAGCTTTCGGTGAAGGTTCAGCAGTGGCAGATCTTGAGCAAATCATTGCAACCCTTGCCAGATAAGTGGCACGGTTTAGCTGATGTGGAGAAGCGCTATCGGCAACGCTATCTGGATTTGATCGTGTCGCCTCAGTCGCGTGAGACTTTTCGCCGCCGGGCATTGATGGTGAGTGCAATCCGTCGATGGCTCGATGATCGTGCCTTCTTGGAAATCGAAACACCGGTGCTTCAGGCTGAGGCCGGTGGCGCCGAAGCTAGGCCATTCATTACTCACCACAACACACTCGATCTTCCTCTTTATCTGCGTATTGCCACAGAGCTGCATCTCAAGAGGCTTGTGGTTGGTGGATTTGAGCGGGTCTATGAGCTTGGGCGCATCTTTCGTAACGAGGGGATGAGTACCCGCCACAACCCTGAATTCACTTCTGTAGAGGTCTATCAGGCCTATGCGGATTACATTGACATGATGGTCCTTACTGAGCAGCTGATTTCCTCAGTTTGTACTCAGATCTGTGGGTCTACGAGGATCACTTATCAAGGCATAGAAATCGACCTAACGCCCCCTTGGCGGAGAGCCAGCATGCACGAACTGGTGCAAGAGGCGACGGGGCTTGATTTCATGGGTTTTAAAGACCTTGCGGTAGCGGCTTCGGCTATGGCGCGGGTAGGTCTAGAGGTGCCGTCTAAGGCCGATAGTGTGGGCCGCTTGCTTAATGAGGCCTTTGAACAAGCAGTGGAGGTAAGTTTGATCCAGCCAACATTTGTGCTCGACTATCCGATTGAGATCTCGCCTCTTGCCCGACAACATCGCAGCAAACCAGGATTGGTCGAGCGCTTTGAATTGTTCATTGTGGGTCGGGAAACAGCCAATGCTTTTAGTGAGTTAATCGATCCCCTTGATCAACGTCAGCGGCTTGAGGCTCAGCAAGCACGCCGTCAGGCTGGGGACCTTGAGGCTCATGGGGTTGATGAGGATTTCCTTCAGGCTCTTGAGGTGGGCATGCCCCCTACCGGTGGCTTGGGTATTGGCATCGATCGCTTAGTGATGTTGTTTACCGATAGCCCTTCAATACGTGATGTGATTGCTTTCCCTCTGCTTCGACCGGAGCTCAAAACTTAA
- a CDS encoding hercynine metabolism protein, producing the protein MSETWLDELERVLEERLTDFLRENPYQELLLHQQHQKDHYQNLTRQRQQLQKEAEELRRQLLTLADTIREWRTRSNRARKAGASALADRADQHIADLMEQGRQLWSDLDQLGNRFKDVEQKFCSLSEQSARDSSTLEEDWTRFAAQQELQELMRKRDKTN; encoded by the coding sequence ATGAGCGAAACCTGGCTCGACGAACTGGAACGAGTCTTAGAGGAAAGGTTGACCGACTTCCTCCGCGAGAATCCATATCAGGAGTTACTCCTCCACCAACAACACCAAAAAGACCATTACCAAAACCTGACAAGGCAGCGACAGCAACTTCAAAAAGAAGCAGAGGAACTTCGCCGGCAACTCCTCACCCTTGCCGACACAATTCGGGAGTGGAGAACTCGATCGAATCGTGCCAGAAAGGCAGGAGCCTCGGCCCTGGCCGATCGGGCCGATCAACACATAGCCGATTTAATGGAGCAGGGTCGGCAACTATGGTCCGATTTGGATCAACTGGGCAATCGCTTCAAAGACGTCGAGCAGAAATTTTGCTCACTTTCTGAACAGTCAGCAAGAGATAGCTCCACTCTTGAAGAGGACTGGACACGATTCGCAGCCCAACAAGAACTGCAAGAGCTCATGCGAAAACGCGACAAAACTAATTAA
- a CDS encoding hercynine metabolism small protein, which yields MSREQQRQNVRQERESLIVELEAIYRRAFERLTVLDLGEGSLARLTQLLLHSREGAIKPLQEEIEAPLITRAPDQS from the coding sequence ATGAGCCGAGAGCAGCAACGCCAGAACGTGCGACAAGAACGTGAAAGCCTGATCGTGGAGCTAGAAGCAATCTACCGAAGGGCTTTTGAACGACTGACCGTGCTTGACCTAGGGGAAGGAAGCTTGGCAAGACTCACCCAACTGTTACTGCACTCGCGTGAGGGCGCTATCAAACCCCTGCAAGAAGAGATCGAAGCCCCACTGATCACTCGTGCCCCAGATCAGTCATGA
- the egtD gene encoding L-histidine N(alpha)-methyltransferase: MSIELIDLHPAPADLKQLVQSGFKCQPRQLPAWVLYDAKGSRLFAQICEQPEYGLTRTEIKLLEENAPAIAKAVGDGVIVEFGIGNARKVSPLLNAIRPSTFVALDISQAALKDSLTRLASTYPMVSILGICCDHSSMQALPPHPRLEGVRCIGFFPGSSLGNFTPKEAVAVLRRFRKLLGGGPLLLGLDQPRDPIQLEAAYNDEAGISAAFARNLLHRLNRELEADFRPDQFSYRARWQEEFHRIEMALVSRCSQTIVIDNSTWSFSAGEPLITEYSVKYNPQEAARLAEKAGWRINQRWHDSADSLSLHLLEPSD, translated from the coding sequence ATGAGCATCGAGCTGATTGACCTACATCCCGCCCCTGCGGATCTGAAGCAGCTGGTGCAGTCAGGCTTCAAATGCCAGCCGCGGCAACTGCCAGCTTGGGTGTTGTACGACGCGAAAGGATCACGCCTATTTGCCCAGATCTGCGAACAACCTGAATACGGCCTAACCCGCACAGAGATCAAGCTACTGGAGGAGAATGCACCAGCCATTGCCAAAGCCGTAGGAGATGGCGTCATCGTGGAATTCGGCATCGGCAATGCCCGCAAGGTTTCCCCCCTACTCAACGCAATTCGGCCGTCAACCTTTGTGGCCCTGGACATCAGCCAAGCAGCTCTAAAGGATTCGCTAACCAGACTCGCCAGCACCTATCCCATGGTGTCAATACTAGGTATCTGCTGCGACCACAGCAGCATGCAAGCGCTACCGCCCCACCCCCGGCTCGAGGGTGTGCGCTGCATCGGCTTTTTCCCCGGCAGCTCTCTCGGCAACTTCACACCAAAAGAAGCAGTGGCAGTGCTTCGTCGGTTCCGAAAGCTGCTTGGAGGTGGTCCCCTGCTGCTCGGTCTCGACCAACCCCGTGATCCAATCCAGCTCGAGGCTGCCTACAATGATGAAGCAGGCATCTCAGCAGCTTTCGCGCGCAACCTGTTGCATCGTCTCAATCGTGAGCTGGAAGCAGATTTCAGACCGGACCAGTTCTCTTATCGAGCCCGTTGGCAAGAGGAGTTTCATCGCATCGAAATGGCTCTAGTGAGCCGCTGCAGTCAAACAATCGTGATTGACAACAGCACCTGGTCATTCAGCGCCGGAGAACCACTCATCACCGAATACAGCGTCAAATACAACCCACAAGAAGCAGCCAGACTGGCTGAAAAGGCGGGCTGGAGAATCAACCAAAGATGGCACGACTCTGCCGATTCACTCTCGCTGCATCTGCTGGAACCGTCAGACTGA